The following are encoded together in the Zingiber officinale cultivar Zhangliang chromosome 8A, Zo_v1.1, whole genome shotgun sequence genome:
- the LOC122008015 gene encoding photosynthetic NDH subunit of subcomplex B 3, chloroplastic-like encodes MGLLQLNPPAVSSIPTIARRFPHTPSSLKLLRHCRLFAIATNPASSDGSAAPDNDEPPSIDFAFVHPRLMPDGLPDVHCRSACGGQKLRDIMLDHNIDLYGPYDGPLLNCSGGGICGTCLVEVVDGKELLSLRTDKEKKLLKKKPKTWRLACQTVVGNKDTRGELVIQQLPDWKVHNWEDLRASEELEFE; translated from the exons ATGGGACTTCTACAACTCAACCCTCCCGCCGTCTCCTCCATTCCCACCATCGCGCGGCGCTTCCCCCACACCCCCAGCTCCCTCAAGCTCCTCCGCCACTGCCGGCTCTTCGCCATCGCCACGAACCCCGCGAGCAGCGACGGCAGCGCCGCGCCTGACAACGACGAACCGCCCTCCATCGACTTCGCCTTCGTCCAC CCGAGGCTGATGCCGGACGGCCTGCCGGACGTGCATTGCCGGTCGGCCTGCGGCGGCCAGAAGCTGAGGGACATCATGCTGGACCACAACATCGATCTTTACGGACCATAT GACGGCCCACTTCTGAACTGCTCCGGAGGCGGCATCTGCGGGACATGCCTTGTGGAG GTGGTAGATGGCAAAGAATTGTTAAGCCTGCGAACTGACAAAGAGAAGAAATTGCTCAAGAAG AAGCCCAAGACATGGAGATTGGCGTGCCAAACTGTGGTTGGGAACAAAGATACCAGAGGGGAA CTTGTCATCCAACAATTGCCCGATTGGAAGGTACATAATTGGGAGGATCTAAGAGCAAGTGAGGAGCTTGAGTTTGAGTAG
- the LOC122008014 gene encoding probable isoaspartyl peptidase/L-asparaginase 3 isoform X1, whose product MSPRFISLSFFFLSISTVLEISGVHGSGIYPVVVSTWPFREAVRAAWRSVNDYGSSAVTAVVEGCSACEELRCDGTVGPGGSPDENGETTLDALVMDGTTMEVGAVAAMRFVKDGIKAAKLVMDFTEHTLLVGEKASIFAMSMGLSGPTNLSSAESIEKWVKWKKENCQPNFRKNVIPAKGCGPYHLHDNVLSVRESSCKVSELNNGESNWFGDGNDLHSFERQFKFVNRHNHDTISMAVIDKMGHIAVGTSTNGATFKVPGRVGDGPIAGSSAYADSEVGACGATGDGDIMMRFLPCYQVVESMRQGMEPKHAAVDAISRIARKFPNFVGAVVAIDKKGVHAGACHGWTFQYSVKNSSMEDVEVFTVVP is encoded by the exons ATGTCTCCCAGATTCATTTCTCTTTCGTTCTTTTTCCTGTCAATCTCAACT GTATTGGAGATTTCTGGAGTTCACGGATCCGGAATCTATCCGGTAGTGGTAAGCACATGGCCATTTCGAGAGGCGGTGCGAGCAGCCTGGAGATCCGTCAATGACTATGGTTCGTCGGCTGTCACTGCCGTGGTGGAAGGCTGCTCCGCCTGCGAGGAGCTGCGCTGTGATGGCACAG TTGGGCCTGGTGGCAGTCCAGATGAGAATGGAGAAACTACATTAGATGCTCTTGTTATGGATGGG ACCACTATGGAGGTTGGAGCTGTGGCTGCTATGAGATTCGTGAAGGATGGCATAAAAGCTGCGAAGTTGGTCATGGATTTTACAGAACACACATTGCTGGTTGGAGAGAAAGCCTCCATCTTTGCAATGTCCATGGGCCTTTCTGGTCCAACTAATCTTAGTTCTGCCGAATCAATTGAGAAATGGGTTAAGTGGAAGAAGGAGAATTGCCAACCTAACTTCAGGAAAAATGTCATTCCTGCAAAAGGCTGTGGACCTTATCATCTTCATGACAATGTACTTTCTGTTCGTGAGAGCTCTTGCAAGGTTTCTGAATTGAATAATGGTGAGAGCAATTGGTTTGGAGATGGGAATGATTTACATTCCTTTGAAAGACAATTCAAATTTGTTAATCGGCACAATCATGACACAATCTCAATGGCTGTAATTGATAAA ATGGGGCATATTGCTGTTGGGACATCAACAAATGGAGCTACTTTCAAGGTTCCAGGCAG GGTGGGTGATGGGCCAATTGCTGGATCCTCCGCATATGCTGATTCTGAAGTTGGTGCCTGTGGTGCAACTGGAGATGGGGATATTATGATGCGTTTTCTTCCTTG CTATCAGGTAGTTGAGAGCATGCGACAAGGCATGGAACCTAAGCATGCTGCAGTAGATGCAATTTCCAGAATAGCTCGCAAGTTTCCCAACTTCGTTGGGGCTGTTGTTGCCATCGACAAGAAGGGCGTTCATGCAGGAGCTTGCCATGGCTGGACATTTCAATACTCTGTTAAAAATTCAAGCATGGAGGACGTTGAAGTATTCACAGTAGTACCTTGA
- the LOC122008014 gene encoding probable isoaspartyl peptidase/L-asparaginase 3 isoform X2: MDGTTMEVGAVAAMRFVKDGIKAAKLVMDFTEHTLLVGEKASIFAMSMGLSGPTNLSSAESIEKWVKWKKENCQPNFRKNVIPAKGCGPYHLHDNVLSVRESSCKVSELNNGESNWFGDGNDLHSFERQFKFVNRHNHDTISMAVIDKMGHIAVGTSTNGATFKVPGRVGDGPIAGSSAYADSEVGACGATGDGDIMMRFLPCYQVVESMRQGMEPKHAAVDAISRIARKFPNFVGAVVAIDKKGVHAGACHGWTFQYSVKNSSMEDVEVFTVVP; encoded by the exons ATGGATGGG ACCACTATGGAGGTTGGAGCTGTGGCTGCTATGAGATTCGTGAAGGATGGCATAAAAGCTGCGAAGTTGGTCATGGATTTTACAGAACACACATTGCTGGTTGGAGAGAAAGCCTCCATCTTTGCAATGTCCATGGGCCTTTCTGGTCCAACTAATCTTAGTTCTGCCGAATCAATTGAGAAATGGGTTAAGTGGAAGAAGGAGAATTGCCAACCTAACTTCAGGAAAAATGTCATTCCTGCAAAAGGCTGTGGACCTTATCATCTTCATGACAATGTACTTTCTGTTCGTGAGAGCTCTTGCAAGGTTTCTGAATTGAATAATGGTGAGAGCAATTGGTTTGGAGATGGGAATGATTTACATTCCTTTGAAAGACAATTCAAATTTGTTAATCGGCACAATCATGACACAATCTCAATGGCTGTAATTGATAAA ATGGGGCATATTGCTGTTGGGACATCAACAAATGGAGCTACTTTCAAGGTTCCAGGCAG GGTGGGTGATGGGCCAATTGCTGGATCCTCCGCATATGCTGATTCTGAAGTTGGTGCCTGTGGTGCAACTGGAGATGGGGATATTATGATGCGTTTTCTTCCTTG CTATCAGGTAGTTGAGAGCATGCGACAAGGCATGGAACCTAAGCATGCTGCAGTAGATGCAATTTCCAGAATAGCTCGCAAGTTTCCCAACTTCGTTGGGGCTGTTGTTGCCATCGACAAGAAGGGCGTTCATGCAGGAGCTTGCCATGGCTGGACATTTCAATACTCTGTTAAAAATTCAAGCATGGAGGACGTTGAAGTATTCACAGTAGTACCTTGA
- the LOC122008014 gene encoding probable isoaspartyl peptidase/L-asparaginase 3 isoform X4, translated as MEVGAVAAMRFVKDGIKAAKLVMDFTEHTLLVGEKASIFAMSMGLSGPTNLSSAESIEKWVKWKKENCQPNFRKNVIPAKGCGPYHLHDNVLSVRESSCKVSELNNGESNWFGDGNDLHSFERQFKFVNRHNHDTISMAVIDKMGHIAVGTSTNGATFKVPGRVGDGPIAGSSAYADSEVGACGATGDGDIMMRFLPCYQVVESMRQGMEPKHAAVDAISRIARKFPNFVGAVVAIDKKGVHAGACHGWTFQYSVKNSSMEDVEVFTVVP; from the exons ATGGAGGTTGGAGCTGTGGCTGCTATGAGATTCGTGAAGGATGGCATAAAAGCTGCGAAGTTGGTCATGGATTTTACAGAACACACATTGCTGGTTGGAGAGAAAGCCTCCATCTTTGCAATGTCCATGGGCCTTTCTGGTCCAACTAATCTTAGTTCTGCCGAATCAATTGAGAAATGGGTTAAGTGGAAGAAGGAGAATTGCCAACCTAACTTCAGGAAAAATGTCATTCCTGCAAAAGGCTGTGGACCTTATCATCTTCATGACAATGTACTTTCTGTTCGTGAGAGCTCTTGCAAGGTTTCTGAATTGAATAATGGTGAGAGCAATTGGTTTGGAGATGGGAATGATTTACATTCCTTTGAAAGACAATTCAAATTTGTTAATCGGCACAATCATGACACAATCTCAATGGCTGTAATTGATAAA ATGGGGCATATTGCTGTTGGGACATCAACAAATGGAGCTACTTTCAAGGTTCCAGGCAG GGTGGGTGATGGGCCAATTGCTGGATCCTCCGCATATGCTGATTCTGAAGTTGGTGCCTGTGGTGCAACTGGAGATGGGGATATTATGATGCGTTTTCTTCCTTG CTATCAGGTAGTTGAGAGCATGCGACAAGGCATGGAACCTAAGCATGCTGCAGTAGATGCAATTTCCAGAATAGCTCGCAAGTTTCCCAACTTCGTTGGGGCTGTTGTTGCCATCGACAAGAAGGGCGTTCATGCAGGAGCTTGCCATGGCTGGACATTTCAATACTCTGTTAAAAATTCAAGCATGGAGGACGTTGAAGTATTCACAGTAGTACCTTGA